The DNA window CCCCAATGGCCATTCGTGAGGTGTACGTGCTGAGGAAGGTCGTGGAGCTTCCCGGGCCGCCGCCCGTGAGCACGAACGGTTCGGCGTAGATCTTAAACGAGTCCATCAGCCGCAGCAGGACGGCGATGATGAGAACGCCTCGCAGGTTCGGCAGCGTAACGTACCGGAACGTCTTCCAGGGCGAGGCCCGGTCGATCTTGGCGGCCATGTAGTATTCCTCGGGGATGGCCTGAATGCCGGCGTAGCAGATGAGGACCACCAAGGGGGTCCAGTGCCAGATGTCCATGGCCAATACCGTCCACCAGGCGTCAAAGGTGGAGCTGCTAATCTCGTAGGAGTACCCGAACCAGTTGAAGGCGGCGGGAAGGACCCCGATGTCCGACCGGGTGAACACGCGCCAGATGATGCCGACGACGTTCCAGGGAATCAGCAGCGGGATGCCCAGGAGGACGAGGCTGACGCCGACGCCGGGGCCCTCTTTGGGCATGCAGAGGGCCAGCCCCAGCCCGAGCGGGATTTCCGTGATGAGCACGAGGAAGCTGAAGACGAATTGCCGGGCCAGCGCCCCCCGAAACGCCTCGTCCTCGAGGATGGCAACGAAGTTCTCCAACCCTGAAAAGTAGGGCTCGGTGCCCGGAAGCAGGGTCAGTTGGGAGTAGTTCATCACCGTGATGAGCGGGATGAAGGCACTGATCGAGACCAGGAGCAGTGCCGGCAGCAGAAAGAGCCAGGGACGTTGTTTCATGGGAGTACAGAGGGCCTAACGGGGAGTGCGGGAGCGGGGCGTGCCTACTGGGCGTGCACGGCCTGTTTCTCGTGGAAAAACTGGACCGTGTCGGGGGGAAAGTTGAGCCAGATCGAGGCGCCCTCTTCGATCATAAAGTCGTGGGCCACGCGGGCCTTCACCTCCACCTCGGTGTCGTCGAGGCGCGTCGTCAGGATCTGGTAGCCGCCGACCATCTCCACCTGATCGACGGTCGCGGGAATGTAGTCCGTGTCCTCTTTCGGGTCGGCCACCTGGACGGTCACGGAGCTGGGGCGGATGCCGATCTGGCAGTCGGTCCAACTCAGGTCGATTTCGTCGTGGATGTCCGCGGAGACGGAAATCGTGTGCGGCCCGATTTGCGCGTGCGGCGCCGCGTCGTTTTCCGTCACGCCGCACTCGAGCAGGTTCATGCCGGGGCTCCCGATGAAGTGGCCGATGAAGGTGTTGACCGGGTTCTCGTAGAGGGTCTCGCCGCTGTCGTACTGCACGAGACGCCCGTCCCGCATGATGGCCACCTGCTCGGCGAAGGTGAGCGCCTCGTGCTGGTCGTGCGTCACGTAGAGCGCCGTGATTTCGAACTCCTGCTGGGCCTCCTTCACGCGCCGGCGGATGGTGAGCTTCCGGGCGGGCTCCACGTCCGTCATCGGCTCGTCGAAGAG is part of the Salinibacter ruber DSM 13855 genome and encodes:
- a CDS encoding carbohydrate ABC transporter permease; amino-acid sequence: MKQRPWLFLLPALLLVSISAFIPLITVMNYSQLTLLPGTEPYFSGLENFVAILEDEAFRGALARQFVFSFLVLITEIPLGLGLALCMPKEGPGVGVSLVLLGIPLLIPWNVVGIIWRVFTRSDIGVLPAAFNWFGYSYEISSSTFDAWWTVLAMDIWHWTPLVVLICYAGIQAIPEEYYMAAKIDRASPWKTFRYVTLPNLRGVLIIAVLLRLMDSFKIYAEPFVLTGGGPGSSTTFLSTYTSRMAIGGFQMGRGAATSLIYFFIVILISFVIYIVMLNLGQGAGGDQ
- a CDS encoding ABC transporter ATP-binding protein, translating into MAEIEVRDIRHVYDAGTADETVAIDHVDLTLQDGTANALLGPSGCGKTTLLQIISGLLQPTEGQVLIDGEDVTEKPPAERDIAQVFQFPVIYDSMDVYGNLAFPLRNGGTPENEIEERVQKIADLLELNDILHSSPSNLGPELNQLVALGRGIIRADTSAILFDEPMTDVEPARKLTIRRRVKEAQQEFEITALYVTHDQHEALTFAEQVAIMRDGRLVQYDSGETLYENPVNTFIGHFIGSPGMNLLECGVTENDAAPHAQIGPHTISVSADIHDEIDLSWTDCQIGIRPSSVTVQVADPKEDTDYIPATVDQVEMVGGYQILTTRLDDTEVEVKARVAHDFMIEEGASIWLNFPPDTVQFFHEKQAVHAQ